Proteins from one Suncus etruscus isolate mSunEtr1 chromosome 3, mSunEtr1.pri.cur, whole genome shotgun sequence genomic window:
- the BDKRB2 gene encoding B2 bradykinin receptor, translating into MFLTWKLSLFLIADKDPLPTTATPGNMSNLTEQLLDLNLNGTEGPERACLYPEWLNVFNAMQAPFLWILFTLATLENIFVLSIYILHKSSCTVAEIYLSNLALADLILGLGLPFWAITISHHFDWLFGEVLCRVVNTMLYMNLYSSIYFLMLVSIDRYLALVKTMSLGRLRRVRCAKIYSLVVWTCTLLLSSPMLAFRTLREYPNEGHNVTACIIHYPSCTWTVFTNVLLNTVGFLLPLGVISFCTLQILWVLRHNEMQKFQEMQTERKATLLVLAVLLLFVVCWLPFQVSTFLDTLVQLKVLTSCQDWLLVDILTQISSFVAYSNSCLNPLVYVLVGKRFRKKVGEVFWALCRRGGCVATRPILNESSLATIRTSISMDRQVQKLPEWTRTRQ; encoded by the coding sequence TAACATGTCCAACCTCACCGAGCAGCTCCTGGATTTGAATCTCAATGGAACGGAGGGCCCAGAAAGAGCCTGCCTGTACCCGGAGTGGCTGAACGTCTTCAACGCCATGCAAGCCCCATTCCTCTGGATCCTGTTCACGCTGGCCACGCTGGAGAACATCTTCGTGCTCAGTATCTACATCTTGCATAAGAGCAGCTGCACCGTGGCCGAGATCTACCTGAGCAACCTGGCACTGGCCGATCTCATCCTGGGCCTCGGGCTGCCCTTCTGGGCTATCACCATCTCCCACCACTTCGACTGGCTCTTCGGTGAGGTACTGTGCCGCGTGGTGAACACCATGCTCTACATGAACCTTTACAGCAGCATCTATTTCCTGATGCTGGTCAGCATTGACCGCTACCTGGCGCTGGTGAAGACCATGTCGTTGGGCCGCCTACGCCGGGTGCGCTGTGCCAAGATCTACAGCCTGGTGGTGTGGACCTGCACACTGCTGCTGAGTTCGCCCATGCTGGCCTTCCGCACCTTGAGGGAATACCCTAACGAGGGCCACAACGTCACGGCCTGCATCATCCACTATCCGTCGTGCACCTGGACTGTGTTCACCAATGTGCTGCTCAACACCGTGGGCTTCCTACTGCCGCTGGGTGTCATCAGCTTCTGCACGCTGCAAATCCTGTGGGTGCTCCGTCACAACGAAATGCAGAAATTCCAGGAGATGCAGACTGAGCGCAAGGCCACGCTGCTGGTCCTGGCTGTCCTGCTGCTCTTCGTGGTCTGCTGGCTGCCTTTCCAAGTCAGCACCTTCCTGGACACTCTGGTGCAGCTGAAAGTGCTGACGAGCTGCCAGGACTGGCTGCTGGTGGACATCCTCACCCAGATCTCCTCTTTCGTGGCCTACAGCAACAGCTGCCTCAACCCACTGGTCTATGTACTCGTGGGCAAGCGCTTCCGCAAGAAGGTCGGGGAGGTATTTTGGGCACTGTGCAGACGCGGGGGCTGTGTGGCCACCAGGCCCATTCTCAATGAGAGCTCCCTGGCCACCATACGCACTTCCATCTCCATGGACCGTCAAGTGCAGAAGCTGCCTGAGTGGACAAGGACTAGGCAGTGA
- the BDKRB1 gene encoding B1 bradykinin receptor → MATWSPLESHLSLSPPPNATSCDNVPEVWAMLHRVLPTIIITICSLGLLGNLFVLSVFLLPLRRQRLSVAEIYLANLAASDLVFILGLPFWAENIRNQFQWPFGDALCRVVNGMIKANLFISIFLVVAISQDRYQVLVHPMASRRYPRRRWALASCALIWLLGGLLSVPTFVHRGISTLPELNLTVVCVLRLPHKAWYFMRIVELNVLGFLLPLVAIIFFNYHILSSLWRRKAVPQPRGAGSTGGKTTALILTLVAAFLLCWAPYHSFALLDFLFQMNVVQGCFWENFIDLGLQVANFFAFINSCLNPILYVLVGRLFRTKAWELYKQCTPRGLASAATSSHNKDSHISWRN, encoded by the coding sequence ATGGCAACCTGGTCGCCCTTGGAATCCCACCTGAGCCTGTCCCCACCTCCCAACGCCACATCCTGCGACAATGTCCCCGAGGTCTGGGCAATGCTGCACAGGGTGTTACCtaccatcatcatcaccatctgCTCCCTGGGCCTGCTGGGGAACCTCTTCGTGCTCTCGGTCTTCCTCCTGCCCCTACGGAGGCAACGCCTCAGCGTGGCAGAAATCTACCTGGCCAACCTGGCAGCATCCGACCTGGTCTTCATCCTGGGCCTGCCCTTCTGGGCCGAGAACATTCGGAACCAGTTCCAGTGGCCCTTTGGGGATGCCCTGTGCCGGGTGGTCAATGGGATGATCAAGGCCAACCTCTTCATCAGCATCTTCCTGGTGGTGGCCATCAGCCAGGACCGCTACCAGGTGCTGGTGCATCCCATGGCTAGCAGGAGGTACCCACGTCGACGATGGGCCCTGGCCAGTTGTGCACTCATCTGGCTGCTCGGAGGCCTCTTGAGCGTGCCCACCTTCGTGCACCGGGGCATTAGCACCCTTCCTGAGCTGAACCTCACCGTGGTCTGTGTGCTGCGGCTGCCGCACAAGGCCTGGTACTTCATGAGGATCGTGGAGCTCAACGTGCTGGGCTTCTTGCTGCCACTGGTGGCCATCATCTTCTTCAACTACCACATCCTGAGCTCACTTTGGAGGCGCAAGGCGGTGCCCCAACCAAGGGGTGCAGGCTCCACGGGGGGCAAGACCACTGCACTTATCCTCACGTTGGTGGCTGCCTTCCtgctctgctgggccccttaccACTCCTTCGCGCTCCTCGACTTCTTGTTCCAGATGAATGTCGTGCAAGGCTGCTTCTGGGAGAACTTCATTGACTTGggcttgcaagtggccaacttcTTCGCTTTCATCAATAGCTGTCTCAATCCCATCCTTTACGTGCTGGTGGGTCGCCTCTTTAGGACCAAGGCCTGGGAACTCTACAAACAGTGCACCCCACGGGGCCTGGCCTCTGCTGCCACATCCTCCCACAATAAGGACAGTCACATCTCTTGGAGGAATTAG